In Chryseobacterium turcicum, a single window of DNA contains:
- the traK gene encoding conjugative transposon protein TraK gives MLIKNIEQRIKVNKVVSIATIAFAVFIVIGGFFFAYKMIEDSRKSIYILDNGVPVLAKQTDVLLNRPVEYKAQIELFHRLFFTLAPDDAYIKDNIQKSMYLIDDSGKKEYTNLKEKGFYNQIIASSSMVSIHTDSITINMEQKKFGFFGKQMIARKSSVITRKLITEGFFEDIIRSPNNPHGVILKNWRIINNEELSNQTKNSY, from the coding sequence ATGCTAATAAAAAATATAGAACAAAGAATTAAAGTAAATAAAGTAGTGTCCATAGCAACCATTGCTTTTGCTGTTTTCATAGTCATTGGCGGATTTTTCTTTGCCTACAAAATGATTGAAGATTCACGAAAATCAATTTACATTTTAGACAATGGTGTTCCGGTTCTCGCCAAACAAACCGATGTGCTGTTGAACAGACCTGTGGAATACAAAGCTCAGATAGAGCTTTTCCACAGACTGTTTTTCACACTGGCTCCGGATGATGCTTACATCAAGGATAATATTCAAAAGTCAATGTATCTCATTGATGACAGTGGAAAAAAAGAATATACTAATCTAAAGGAGAAAGGATTTTATAATCAGATCATCGCCTCCAGTTCAATGGTCAGCATCCATACCGATTCTATTACCATCAATATGGAACAGAAGAAATTTGGTTTTTTCGGCAAGCAGATGATCGCAAGAAAATCTTCAGTCATTACTAGGAAGCTGATCACGGAAGGCTTCTTTGAGGATATTATCCGAAGTCCGAATAATCCTCACGGCGTGATTCTTAAAAACTGGCGGATCATTAATAATGAAGAGTTATCAAATCAAACTAAAAATTCTTATTAA
- a CDS encoding TraG family conjugative transposon ATPase produces the protein MKKEKQAFNIPFIGYDYAKDFNWDFDVLFGQYGNPIIGIRIKNIVEQYSADPDTYLHFHTVLNQVVSIIGEGRIVQKLDIFSKKKYTAEQSNQFLQQKYSEHFEGRLFKTIETVLFFTDIIDDKLKKKTKHYQFSEKSYKELRDKCQKVFMLLKQSDCEPQFLFEKDLEYYISGVLSMQFSKSPTFDNIKSTNEFLQIGNRFVKNIAYVDVENIDLPSEIEPYSVLGGNGAAAETAVDNFSFINELEDYETIVYNQIITIPLQAQQQRELDKKKKKHEGAANNSPSNAIIADEIQTLLHNIAIDGQLVVNAHFSILFSADTLEKMENIQSMIENKLFTKGIIVSKNAYNQLELWRAAIPGNGTELREYDLFMTTSEAALCFFFKESYPVNEDSNFYLRFTDRQGVPLKVDPSDLPMKIGRINNRNKFVLGPSGSGKSFLMNNIIEQYLTYNYDVVIVDTGDSYSGTCKYKGGRYIQYTEEKPITMNPFLMDKKEFNIEKIEFLTNLIFLIWQGPDAAMSSAQKSILDNVLMSYYHQYFNSGQEWYEGKTSEELILYLNKYNIHEEDLFSEYENEVKWQQNYYDVLGITFDASSDEIKEAGRKLLKFYHPDKNINNPEYESEIFYKVYEAYDTLNDEERRKIYNETQLILIKSSDIIKQPRSADDWNESFRKAIIRKIKELEEKLLVTELSFNGFYDYCDQFLPIYLNNKKHNIIEKEFNLRTFLFVLRDFYKGGRYGTTLNESTDNTLFDETFIVFEIDNVKDNPKLFPIVTLIIMDTFIQKMRLRKDRRKALIIEEAWKAIASKLMGGYILYLYKTVRKFWGEAVVVTQELDDIIGNAVVKDSIINNSDTFILLDQTKFKDNFDKIASLLSLNKVEQNKIFTINNLNNKFGRSRFKEFYLKRGSKGEVYGNEVSLEQYLTYTTEKPEKLAVEYYVHQYGDYDEALRRIVGDLKIFGDSLENLVSLVNLYQNPLDEKINSYYRMMKIQHKGKNVFKIISQELEDRNISFSVLINKQQYEKV, from the coding sequence ATGAAAAAGGAAAAACAAGCATTTAATATCCCTTTTATCGGGTATGACTATGCCAAAGATTTCAATTGGGATTTTGATGTTCTTTTTGGGCAGTACGGAAATCCTATCATTGGCATCAGGATAAAAAACATTGTTGAGCAATATTCTGCAGATCCGGATACGTACCTGCATTTTCATACAGTCTTAAATCAGGTGGTATCGATTATTGGAGAAGGAAGAATTGTCCAGAAGCTTGACATTTTTTCTAAAAAGAAATATACTGCAGAACAATCCAATCAATTTCTACAGCAAAAATATTCAGAACATTTTGAAGGCAGGCTTTTTAAGACCATTGAAACCGTGCTATTCTTCACGGATATCATCGATGACAAACTGAAAAAGAAAACTAAACATTACCAATTCTCTGAAAAAAGCTACAAAGAATTACGGGACAAATGTCAGAAAGTATTTATGCTTTTGAAACAAAGCGACTGCGAACCACAGTTTTTATTCGAGAAAGATCTGGAATACTATATATCAGGCGTATTGTCGATGCAGTTTTCTAAGTCTCCAACCTTTGATAATATAAAAAGTACCAATGAATTTCTGCAGATAGGAAACAGGTTTGTGAAAAACATTGCTTACGTCGATGTAGAAAACATTGATCTGCCTTCAGAAATTGAACCTTATTCTGTTCTTGGAGGAAACGGAGCTGCAGCTGAGACGGCAGTTGACAATTTTAGTTTCATCAATGAACTGGAAGATTATGAGACCATTGTTTACAATCAAATCATTACGATTCCGCTTCAGGCACAACAGCAAAGGGAGCTTGATAAAAAGAAGAAAAAGCACGAAGGAGCAGCCAACAATTCTCCGTCCAATGCGATTATAGCAGATGAAATTCAGACTTTGCTTCATAACATAGCCATTGACGGACAGCTCGTTGTCAATGCACATTTTTCAATCTTATTTTCCGCAGATACTTTGGAAAAAATGGAGAACATTCAGTCGATGATTGAAAATAAGCTTTTTACGAAAGGCATCATTGTTTCTAAAAATGCCTACAATCAATTGGAACTTTGGAGGGCGGCCATTCCGGGTAATGGAACCGAACTCAGAGAATACGATCTATTTATGACGACAAGCGAAGCGGCCTTGTGTTTTTTTTTTAAGGAAAGTTACCCCGTCAATGAAGATTCCAATTTCTACCTGAGATTTACAGACAGGCAAGGTGTTCCGCTGAAAGTTGATCCTTCGGATTTACCGATGAAAATAGGAAGAATCAACAACAGAAATAAGTTTGTTCTTGGACCCAGCGGGTCAGGCAAGAGTTTTTTAATGAACAATATTATTGAGCAGTATCTGACCTATAATTATGATGTCGTAATTGTTGATACCGGAGATTCCTATTCTGGAACCTGCAAATATAAAGGAGGAAGATATATCCAATACACAGAAGAAAAACCAATCACAATGAATCCTTTTCTAATGGATAAAAAAGAATTTAATATTGAAAAAATTGAATTCTTAACCAATTTGATTTTCCTGATCTGGCAAGGTCCTGATGCTGCAATGTCATCTGCACAAAAATCTATATTAGACAATGTGTTGATGTCGTATTATCATCAGTATTTTAATTCCGGACAAGAGTGGTATGAGGGAAAAACTTCGGAAGAATTAATTCTATATCTCAATAAATACAATATTCACGAAGAGGATCTATTTTCTGAATATGAGAATGAAGTTAAGTGGCAGCAAAACTATTACGATGTTTTAGGAATTACTTTCGACGCCAGTTCCGATGAAATAAAAGAAGCGGGAAGAAAACTGTTGAAATTTTATCATCCTGATAAGAACATCAACAATCCGGAATATGAAAGTGAAATTTTTTATAAAGTCTATGAAGCTTATGACACGCTGAATGATGAAGAAAGGCGGAAAATATACAATGAAACCCAATTGATTTTAATTAAGTCGAGCGATATCATCAAGCAACCAAGATCAGCTGATGATTGGAATGAATCTTTTAGAAAAGCGATCATTAGAAAAATCAAAGAACTAGAAGAAAAGCTGCTTGTAACTGAACTTTCTTTCAATGGATTTTATGATTATTGCGACCAATTTCTTCCAATCTATCTGAATAATAAGAAGCACAACATCATTGAGAAGGAGTTTAATCTTCGAACATTTTTGTTTGTTCTGAGAGATTTTTACAAAGGTGGAAGGTATGGAACAACGCTAAATGAAAGTACGGATAATACGCTGTTTGACGAAACATTTATTGTGTTTGAGATCGACAATGTAAAAGACAATCCGAAACTGTTTCCGATTGTAACGCTCATTATTATGGACACTTTTATTCAGAAAATGAGACTCAGAAAAGACCGTAGAAAAGCCCTCATCATTGAAGAAGCCTGGAAAGCGATTGCCAGTAAACTGATGGGAGGTTACATTCTTTATTTGTATAAAACGGTAAGGAAATTTTGGGGAGAAGCGGTGGTGGTAACGCAGGAACTGGATGACATTATCGGAAACGCAGTCGTAAAAGACAGTATCATCAACAACTCGGATACATTCATTTTGCTTGATCAAACCAAATTCAAGGACAACTTTGACAAAATCGCTTCATTGCTTTCACTCAATAAAGTCGAGCAGAACAAGATTTTCACCATCAATAATCTCAATAATAAATTCGGACGAAGCCGATTCAAGGAATTTTATCTGAAACGGGGTTCGAAAGGGGAAGTCTATGGAAACGAGGTTTCATTGGAGCAGTATCTGACCTACACGACAGAAAAGCCTGAAAAATTAGCTGTTGAATATTATGTACATCAATATGGGGATTATGACGAAGCATTACGCAGAATAGTTGGTGATTTAAAAATCTTCGGAGACAGTCTGGAAAACTTGGTATCACTCGTGAATTTATATCAGAATCCTTTGGATGAAAAAATCAATTCTTATTACAGAATGATGAAAATACAGCATAAAGGAAAGAATGTTTTCAAAATCATCTCACAGGAATTAGAAGACCGTAATATCAGTTTTTCAGTATTAATCAACAAACAGCAATATGAAAAAGTTTAG
- a CDS encoding DUF4133 domain-containing protein, giving the protein MGFYLYKGLKKPLVFFGLKGKYIFYAVGVIGSGVIASLILSKFGLLGSLLGLAITAGGVYLIFKRQDKYGLYDKTKNFDQILIFPKKLTNKRLLKSDETERFI; this is encoded by the coding sequence ATGGGATTTTATTTATACAAGGGGCTCAAAAAACCCCTTGTGTTTTTTGGACTGAAAGGGAAATACATTTTTTACGCAGTAGGTGTGATCGGAAGCGGAGTAATTGCATCATTAATACTATCCAAATTCGGATTACTGGGTTCTTTACTCGGATTAGCAATAACTGCAGGAGGCGTTTATCTGATCTTCAAAAGACAGGATAAATATGGATTGTATGACAAGACCAAAAATTTCGATCAGATCTTGATCTTTCCAAAAAAATTAACCAACAAAAGACTTTTAAAAAGTGATGAAACCGAAAGGTTCATATGA
- a CDS encoding DUF4134 domain-containing protein: MKQKFKKHQMMKKVLTLALVVMALTPAFAQGGATAISNAANDIKDYWDPIKLILKAVGGLVGFIGGLRVYNKWTNGDQDVNKEILGYGGAMIFLLVVPEFVTAFFA, translated from the coding sequence ATGAAGCAAAAATTCAAAAAGCACCAAATGATGAAAAAAGTTCTAACCCTCGCCTTGGTAGTGATGGCACTAACACCTGCATTTGCACAAGGCGGTGCAACAGCAATCTCGAATGCCGCCAACGATATTAAAGATTACTGGGATCCTATCAAGCTTATTTTAAAAGCAGTTGGTGGATTGGTAGGATTCATCGGAGGTTTGAGAGTGTACAACAAATGGACGAATGGAGACCAGGATGTCAACAAAGAGATCCTTGGTTATGGAGGAGCAATGATCTTCCTGCTTGTAGTTCCAGAATTTGTAACCGCATTCTTTGCCTAA
- a CDS encoding ParA family protein: MIITFATQKGGTGKTTLAIAFANYISTNSERKINVFDFDYQKSFYYKWKEDEALEIPKLYDVEIIGEDDQQPFSDFDTLIDLKESEEINLFDLAGTLDAKYSDLLIYSDFIVIPFEYSDVSVKSTLVFINMLGLLESEAERIFIRSKYDKGYKYLNQEAMDIELAKYGMLLPSPVFKRNILQTINTRNLAGKQKYAVENTFDELIKHINENSKLKIEILKKKEKTKD; the protein is encoded by the coding sequence ATGATTATCACTTTTGCTACTCAAAAAGGAGGAACCGGAAAAACAACATTGGCGATTGCTTTTGCCAATTATATTTCCACCAATTCGGAAAGAAAAATAAATGTATTCGATTTTGATTATCAGAAGTCCTTTTACTATAAATGGAAAGAAGATGAAGCATTGGAAATCCCGAAACTGTATGATGTTGAGATTATTGGTGAAGATGATCAGCAGCCGTTTTCGGACTTTGATACTCTTATTGATCTGAAAGAAAGTGAGGAGATCAACCTCTTTGACTTGGCAGGAACACTCGATGCAAAATACAGCGATCTTTTGATATACAGCGATTTTATTGTGATTCCATTTGAATATTCAGATGTTTCTGTAAAATCGACTTTAGTTTTCATAAATATGCTGGGATTACTTGAAAGTGAGGCTGAAAGAATTTTTATCCGTTCCAAATATGATAAAGGATACAAATACCTAAATCAGGAAGCAATGGATATTGAGCTGGCAAAATATGGAATGCTTCTGCCAAGTCCGGTATTCAAAAGAAACATCCTGCAAACTATTAATACCAGAAACTTGGCTGGCAAGCAAAAATATGCAGTAGAAAATACGTTCGATGAACTTATAAAGCATATCAATGAAAATTCAAAACTCAAAATAGAAATTCTGAAAAAGAAGGAAAAAACCAAAGACTAA
- a CDS encoding relaxase/mobilization nuclease domain-containing protein, translating into MKPSGSSFPGVNYNDKKVNKGTGELMLMKNFPSFINEASSQKEVRDYLKSISKNEKVKKPQFHAVISTKFQEHSKEELTKVAENFMDEMGYGNQPFILVFHKDTDNNHVHIVSSRVDKQSGKKINDSYERLKAQKALSSTMEKLYGLNISTDLDKLLNYRISSINQLETLLNRNGYKINRNTNVENFYNILKNGVVQRTLSGNQIVFDNQKNDKRAGQIKAILKKYKELYSNKVFKVEDNRRKESMLPQERKAEGENHSKAKIEFESELQKKLKDVFGIDIVFHQKEGLKPFGYTLIDHKTDRVYKGSDILKMNELFEFTTETLDKKLFEVLKDYNIRNQESKKILLEFLQKQYPGTEIKAFMLFENRGKKDLETYRKVQSEVKEFIRNYKNTNDEKNITITIGEDGNRYAVHTRFHYIGELQSLIGEKEYQKFLNPLNVSETLTDIKEEAELNKAVNEMLFEWMKNSGTANDPAENALKKRRKKRR; encoded by the coding sequence ATGAAACCATCTGGTTCCAGCTTTCCGGGAGTCAATTACAACGATAAAAAAGTAAATAAAGGAACAGGGGAATTGATGCTGATGAAAAATTTTCCTTCGTTCATTAATGAAGCCAGCAGTCAAAAGGAAGTCAGGGATTATTTAAAATCAATATCAAAAAACGAAAAAGTAAAAAAACCTCAATTCCACGCCGTTATTTCAACCAAATTTCAGGAGCACAGCAAAGAAGAACTGACAAAAGTTGCAGAAAATTTTATGGACGAAATGGGTTACGGGAACCAGCCATTTATTTTGGTATTCCATAAGGACACAGATAACAACCACGTCCATATTGTTTCATCGCGGGTTGATAAACAATCCGGAAAGAAAATCAATGATAGCTACGAGAGACTTAAAGCTCAAAAGGCATTAAGCAGTACAATGGAAAAATTGTACGGTCTGAATATAAGCACAGATTTGGACAAACTGTTGAATTACAGAATAAGTTCGATCAATCAACTGGAAACTTTACTGAATAGAAATGGTTACAAAATAAACAGAAACACAAATGTTGAAAATTTTTACAACATTTTAAAAAACGGAGTAGTACAACGGACACTTTCAGGAAATCAAATTGTATTTGACAACCAAAAGAACGACAAAAGAGCCGGACAGATTAAAGCCATCCTAAAAAAATATAAGGAACTGTATTCCAACAAAGTTTTTAAGGTGGAAGACAACAGACGAAAAGAATCGATGCTCCCACAAGAAAGAAAAGCTGAAGGAGAAAATCATTCAAAGGCTAAAATTGAATTTGAAAGTGAGCTTCAGAAAAAGCTGAAGGATGTATTCGGGATAGATATTGTTTTTCATCAAAAAGAAGGTTTGAAACCATTTGGTTATACTTTGATCGACCATAAAACAGATAGAGTATATAAAGGAAGTGATATTTTAAAAATGAATGAGTTGTTTGAATTCACTACTGAAACGTTGGACAAGAAGCTTTTTGAAGTCTTAAAAGATTATAACATTCGGAATCAGGAATCAAAAAAAATATTGTTGGAGTTTTTACAAAAACAATATCCAGGGACAGAGATCAAGGCATTTATGCTTTTTGAAAACAGAGGAAAAAAAGATTTGGAAACCTACCGAAAAGTTCAGTCTGAAGTAAAGGAATTTATCAGGAATTACAAAAATACAAATGATGAGAAAAATATTACAATAACCATAGGCGAAGACGGGAATAGGTATGCAGTTCATACCCGCTTTCACTACATCGGAGAACTTCAATCATTAATTGGAGAAAAGGAGTATCAGAAATTTCTAAATCCGCTTAATGTAAGTGAAACCTTAACTGATATTAAGGAAGAAGCAGAATTAAATAAAGCGGTCAATGAAATGCTTTTTGAATGGATGAAGAATTCAGGAACTGCAAACGACCCTGCTGAAAATGCACTCAAAAAACGAAGGAAGAAGAGAAGGTAG
- a CDS encoding ArsR/SmtB family transcription factor has protein sequence MGATKTEHFTNRQNQIATIAKALGHPARIAIIEYLMKVNECICGDIVNELPLAQPTVSQHLKELKNAGIIKGNISGNAICYCIDEKTIEILNTYFSQIVQTVSKTRCC, from the coding sequence ATGGGAGCAACGAAGACTGAACATTTTACAAACCGACAAAATCAAATTGCAACAATTGCAAAAGCGTTAGGACATCCTGCAAGAATTGCCATCATCGAGTATTTGATGAAAGTTAATGAGTGTATTTGTGGAGATATTGTCAATGAATTACCATTAGCTCAACCAACCGTTTCTCAACACTTAAAAGAATTGAAAAATGCTGGTATTATAAAGGGTAATATTTCTGGAAATGCAATTTGCTATTGCATAGACGAAAAAACCATAGAAATTTTAAATACATATTTCTCCCAAATAGTACAAACTGTTTCAAAAACAAGATGCTGTTAA
- a CDS encoding DUF6428 family protein yields the protein MKLSEVKQILPTLENVEFQLENGTFVPEHFHVTEIGMITKNFIDCGGVIRSEKVVNFQLWNADDFEHRLKPNKLLNIITLSEDKLGIEDFDIEVEYQSETIGKYDLEFNGKTFVLKSKTTACLAQEACGIPSEKQKKNLIELVSNQNNYTQNSGCC from the coding sequence ATGAAATTATCAGAAGTAAAACAAATTTTACCAACATTGGAAAATGTAGAATTCCAATTAGAAAATGGAACTTTTGTTCCGGAACATTTTCACGTTACAGAGATAGGAATGATTACCAAAAACTTTATTGATTGTGGTGGTGTTATCCGTTCTGAGAAAGTAGTGAATTTTCAATTGTGGAATGCTGACGATTTTGAACATCGTTTGAAGCCAAACAAATTACTCAACATAATCACACTTTCCGAAGATAAACTAGGAATTGAAGATTTTGATATTGAGGTTGAATATCAAAGTGAAACTATCGGAAAATACGATTTAGAATTTAATGGGAAAACATTTGTGTTAAAAAGCAAAACCACAGCTTGTTTAGCACAAGAAGCTTGCGGAATTCCATCAGAAAAACAAAAGAAGAATTTAATTGAACTGGTTAGCAACCAAAACAATTACACCCAAAATTCAGGATGTTGCTAA
- a CDS encoding GNAT family N-acetyltransferase, which produces MEIKLITKDNFAELIEIYRQGLATNIATFQNDSPIWKDWDKGHLDFCRICIYENSKMLGWTALSPVSSRCVYSGVAEVSVYVATDSRGKGIGKLLLNELIKQSESNGIWTLQCGIFSENQSSIKLHEKCGFRIVGYREKIGKKNGVWKDNVLMEYRSKIVGID; this is translated from the coding sequence ATGGAAATAAAATTGATTACCAAGGATAATTTTGCGGAGTTAATAGAAATCTATCGTCAAGGACTAGCAACGAATATCGCAACTTTTCAAAATGATTCGCCCATATGGAAAGATTGGGATAAGGGACACCTTGATTTTTGTAGAATTTGTATATATGAAAATAGCAAGATGCTTGGTTGGACTGCGCTATCTCCAGTTTCAAGCAGATGCGTTTATTCAGGTGTAGCTGAAGTAAGTGTTTATGTCGCAACAGATTCAAGAGGAAAAGGTATAGGCAAACTGCTACTGAATGAATTGATTAAGCAGAGTGAATCAAATGGAATATGGACGTTGCAATGCGGAATATTTTCAGAAAACCAAAGTAGCATAAAATTACACGAGAAATGCGGTTTTAGAATTGTTGGCTACAGGGAAAAAATTGGAAAGAAAAATGGCGTTTGGAAAGACAATGTATTGATGGAGTACAGAAGTAAAATTGTCGGAATAGATTAA
- a CDS encoding metallophosphoesterase family protein, with translation MKIALFSDIHANLPALEAFFADVEKRNPDSIYCLGDLVGYNIWPNEVVNEIRKRKIPTIAGNYDFGIGRMSNECGCAYKTDSEKDNGNISISFTNYLMKDDERAYLRTLPAHIKVEFQLNEDKLNLLLVHGSPRKINEYLFEDREEKSMIRIMEQADADIMCFGHTHKPYHRVLNSGSGGQNHFRHAVNIGSVGKPKDNDIRGGYVMLTINENSSILDKESIGIEFIRFDYDFEKAAKAVEESPLPNEYAENLRRGY, from the coding sequence ATGAAAATTGCATTATTCAGCGACATTCACGCTAATCTCCCTGCATTAGAAGCATTCTTTGCAGATGTCGAGAAAAGAAATCCAGATAGCATCTATTGTTTGGGCGATTTAGTTGGCTACAACATTTGGCCAAACGAAGTTGTAAATGAAATTCGTAAAAGGAAAATACCAACTATTGCTGGTAACTACGATTTTGGCATTGGAAGAATGAGTAACGAATGTGGTTGTGCATACAAAACTGATAGCGAAAAAGATAATGGAAATATTTCTATTTCCTTTACCAATTACTTGATGAAAGACGATGAACGAGCTTACTTGCGTACACTTCCAGCTCACATCAAAGTCGAATTTCAGCTGAATGAAGACAAATTAAATCTGCTCTTGGTACACGGTAGCCCACGAAAAATAAATGAATATCTTTTTGAAGACCGTGAAGAAAAAAGTATGATTCGAATTATGGAGCAAGCCGATGCTGACATTATGTGCTTCGGACATACACACAAACCTTATCACAGAGTTTTGAATTCTGGTAGTGGGGGACAAAATCATTTTCGTCACGCAGTAAATATCGGTTCGGTAGGAAAACCAAAAGACAATGATATTAGAGGTGGTTATGTGATGTTGACAATCAATGAAAACAGCTCAATACTAGATAAAGAGAGTATTGGCATAGAGTTTATTCGCTTTGATTATGATTTTGAAAAAGCTGCAAAGGCTGTAGAAGAAAGTCCTCTTCCAAACGAGTATGCAGAAAATCTAAGACGTGGCTATTAA
- the gcvH gene encoding glycine cleavage system protein GcvH, whose protein sequence is MELPNDLYYSKEHTWVRIDNETATIGITEFAQKELGEIVYVDLPNTNHSFKQDEVFGSVEAIKTVSDLFMPLSGEVTEINEQLLREPTLVNSNPFDKGWMIKIEIEDLKETENLLTAEQYAQLNN, encoded by the coding sequence ATGGAACTTCCAAACGATTTATATTACTCTAAAGAACATACTTGGGTTCGTATTGACAACGAGACTGCAACTATCGGTATTACAGAATTTGCTCAGAAGGAGTTGGGCGAAATCGTATATGTTGACTTACCGAATACTAATCATAGTTTCAAACAAGACGAGGTATTTGGTTCTGTAGAAGCTATTAAAACTGTCAGTGATTTGTTTATGCCTCTATCAGGAGAAGTAACTGAAATTAATGAGCAACTTTTAAGAGAACCAACACTGGTAAACTCTAATCCCTTCGATAAGGGTTGGATGATAAAAATTGAAATTGAGGACTTAAAAGAAACTGAAAATTTATTAACAGCGGAACAATACGCTCAACTAAACAATTAG
- the arsB gene encoding ACR3 family arsenite efflux transporter has product MQPKLKFLDRFLTLWIFLAMLSGVGLGYFFPNISNITNSLSVGTTNIPLAIGLILMMYPPLAKVDYSLLPMAFKDKKVMSVSLLLNWIISPVLMFVLAIIFLSDEPDYMIGLILIGLARCIAMVIVWNDLAKGNREYAALLIALNSIFQLVFYSFYVWLFINILPQKLGLGTFNVVVPMKDVAESVFIYLGIPFIAGFLSRYFLIKLKGQDWFNRKFIPAISPMTLYALLFTIVLMFSLKGDKILELPMDVVKVAIPLIIYFVLTFFISFFISKALKVPYDKNASIAFTAIGNNFELAIAVAIAVFGIHSSQAFVGVIGPLVEVPILILLVRVSLWLKQKYYK; this is encoded by the coding sequence ATGCAACCAAAATTAAAATTCCTCGACCGCTTTCTTACACTTTGGATTTTTTTAGCAATGCTTTCAGGTGTTGGTTTAGGATATTTCTTTCCTAATATATCTAACATTACAAACTCTCTTTCTGTAGGAACGACTAATATTCCCTTAGCAATAGGATTAATTTTGATGATGTACCCGCCTTTGGCAAAAGTAGATTATTCTCTATTACCAATGGCTTTTAAAGATAAAAAAGTGATGTCGGTATCTTTACTTCTAAATTGGATTATCAGTCCAGTTTTAATGTTCGTATTGGCAATTATTTTTCTTAGTGATGAGCCGGACTATATGATTGGCTTAATCTTGATTGGTTTGGCTAGATGCATTGCTATGGTAATTGTTTGGAATGATTTAGCAAAAGGTAATAGAGAGTATGCAGCTCTGCTAATAGCATTAAACAGTATCTTCCAATTAGTTTTTTACAGTTTTTATGTTTGGCTTTTCATTAATATATTACCTCAAAAACTTGGACTAGGAACCTTTAACGTTGTTGTACCGATGAAAGACGTTGCCGAAAGTGTTTTCATTTATTTAGGAATTCCATTTATTGCAGGATTTTTGAGCCGATATTTTTTGATTAAATTAAAAGGACAAGACTGGTTCAACAGAAAATTTATTCCTGCTATTTCTCCAATGACATTGTATGCTTTACTTTTTACAATAGTATTAATGTTCAGTTTGAAAGGAGATAAAATTTTAGAATTGCCAATGGACGTTGTGAAAGTAGCCATCCCATTAATAATTTACTTCGTCCTTACATTCTTTATCAGCTTTTTCATAAGTAAAGCATTGAAAGTTCCTTACGACAAAAATGCATCTATCGCCTTTACGGCAATAGGAAATAATTTTGAATTGGCTATTGCTGTTGCCATAGCGGTTTTTGGAATTCATTCATCACAGGCATTTGTAGGAGTTATTGGACCTTTAGTAGAAGTGCCTATTTTAATTCTATTGGTTAGGGTTAGTTTATGGTTGAAACAGAAATATTACAAATAA
- a CDS encoding helix-turn-helix transcriptional regulator — MSSLLKYKGIHPGIILERELEKRSLKKRPFALSIGESAQTINNITTGKRNIPVALALKIERKLKLEEGSIVLLQSYYDIKIEKEKIKESPKLSVLRRSLFWDTEINHIDWDRQYKAVINRIYERGNDDEKNEAIRFYGKIKVEIALKSKTTQPMKLQKKSSS, encoded by the coding sequence ATGAGTTCATTGTTAAAATATAAAGGAATCCATCCGGGAATCATTCTTGAACGAGAGCTAGAGAAGCGATCGCTTAAGAAGCGTCCTTTTGCTTTATCTATAGGTGAATCTGCACAAACGATTAATAATATTACAACCGGAAAAAGAAATATTCCTGTTGCGCTAGCACTAAAAATAGAAAGAAAACTCAAATTGGAAGAAGGTAGTATTGTTCTTCTGCAAAGCTATTATGACATCAAAATTGAAAAAGAAAAAATAAAGGAGTCCCCAAAACTTTCTGTGCTTCGCAGATCTTTATTTTGGGACACAGAAATCAACCATATCGATTGGGATAGGCAATATAAGGCTGTCATTAACAGGATTTATGAACGTGGAAATGATGATGAAAAAAATGAAGCGATCCGTTTTTATGGAAAAATAAAGGTCGAAATTGCATTAAAGTCAAAAACAACACAGCCTATGAAGCTGCAAAAAAAATCTTCCTCATAA